The Arachis hypogaea cultivar Tifrunner chromosome 14, arahy.Tifrunner.gnm2.J5K5, whole genome shotgun sequence genome has a segment encoding these proteins:
- the LOC112741733 gene encoding pentatricopeptide repeat-containing protein At5g50990-like: MIKLTHLLTVTNKLPHSSKSCYSIWNPNRSLSLSSPFHSHYYSLTDHRVLHRVLEQCRVSRDSKTAAKTHARLVVLGYATYPSLVSSLVSTYANCHLPHIANHVVHHVFTRVSNLFNMNLILERLMKVGQCGVAKKVFVKMPVRDVVSWNTMIGGYVKNSRVVDALSIFRGMLNAKVEPDGFTFASVVTACARLGALANAKWVHTLMVEKRIELNYILSAALIDMYAKCGRIDVSKCVFEDGVRNHVSVWNAMINGLAIHGLALDAAAVFSRMEMENVSPDSVTFIGILIACSHCGLVEEGRKYFDMMQNQFLIQPQLEHYGTMVDLLGRSGLLDDAYDMIKAMPIEPDVVIWRALLSACRNHRKKELGEVAIANISRLESGDFVLLSNMYCSLKNWDSAERVRQMMKKGGVHKKQGKSWIELGGSIHQFKAANHSHAEMKAIYSVLEGLNQRAKLEGFAPMTELVLMDVSEEEKEENLNFHSEKLALVYAVLKTSPGTKIRIFKNLRICQDCHNWIKIVSRILNREIIVRDRIRFHQFEGGFCSCRDYW, from the exons atgatCAAGTTAACACATTTACTCACTGTCACTAACAAGCTTCCTCATTCTTCCAAATCATGCTATTCGATTTGGAACCCTAATCGTTCCTTGTCTCTCTCTTCCCCTTTCCATTCCCACTACTATTCTCTCACAG ATCACAGGGTACTCCACAGGGTTCTTGAACAATGCAGAGTTTCCAGGGATTCCAAAACTGCAGCAAAAACCCATGCAAGGCTTGTCGTACTTGGGTATGCTACGTACCCATCACTTGTTTCTTCTCTGGTTTCAACCTATGCTAACTGTCACCTACCCCACATTGCAAATCACGTTGTTCATCATGTTTTCACCCGTGTTTCGAACCTATTCAACATGAACTTGATACTTGAAAGGTTGATGAAAGTTGGGCAATGTGGTGTTGCCAAgaaggtgtttgttaaaatgcctgTTCGAGATGTTGTTTCTTGGAACACCATGATTGGAGGGTACGTGAAGAACTCGCGGGTTGTTGATGCACTGAGCATTTTCAGGGGGATGCTGAATGCTAAAGTTGAGCCCGACGGGTTCACATTTGCTTCTGTGGTTACTGCGTGCGCACGCCTTGGGGCTCTTGCTAATGCCAAGTGGGTGCATACTTTGATGGTGGAGAAGAGGATTGAGCTGAACTATATACTTAGTGCTGCATTGATTGACATGTATGCTAAGTGTGGTAGAATTGATGTTTCAAAATGTGTTTTTGAAGATGGTGTGCGCAATCATGTGTCAGTTTGGAATGCTATGATTAATGGGTTGGCAATTCATGGGCTTGCTTTGGATGCAGCTGCAGTGTTTTCTAGGATGGAGATGGAAAATGTTTCACCTGATAGTGTTACTTTTATTGGGATTCTGATAGCTTGTAGTCATTGTGGATTGGTTGAAGAAGGTCGCAAGTACTTTGATATGATGCAGAATCAATTTTTAATTCAGCCGCAACTTGAGCATTATGGAACCATGGTTGATCTGTTAGGACGATCAGGGCTTTTGGATGACGCGTATGACATGATTAAAGCAATGCCAATTGAGCCCGATGTTGTTATCTGGAGAGCACTTTTGAGTGCTTGTAGAAACCATAGAAAGAAAGAACTTGGTGAAGTTGCAATTGCCAATATATCACGTCTTGAGAGTGGTGATTTCGTCCTGCTATCGAATATGTATTGCTCTTTAAAGAACTGGGATAGTGCTGAGAGGGTGAGACAGATGATGAAAAAGGGAGGAGTTCATAAAAAACAGGgtaagagttggattgaattgggGGGCAGCATTCACCAATTCAAGGCAGCCAATCACTCGCATGCTGAAATGAAAGCAATTTACAGTGTGTTGGAAGGACTGAACCAAAGGGCTAAGCTGGAAGGCTTTGCTCCCATGACAGAGTTGGTTTTGATGGATGTTTCcgaagaggagaaagaggaaaaTTTAAACTTTCATAGTGAGAAGTTGGCCTTGGTCTATGCCGTGTTGAAAACTAGCCCTGGAACTAAAATCAGAATTTTCAAGAATCTTCGTATCTGTCAAGACTGTCATAATTGGATAAAAATTGTGTCCAGAATATTAAACAGAGAAATAATCGTGAGGGATCGCATCCGTTTTCACCAATTTGAAGGTGGTTTTTGCTCTTGCAGAGACTACTGGTAG
- the LOC112741734 gene encoding probable 3-ketoacyl-CoA synthase 21 — protein MHDCVKVNGNQVYWHIANHPVPFYVGLAILYFAYRRKAPIYLIDFTCYRPPSSHRLPIAMFEENSVLDDLDPESVAFQCKIIAKSGFSEETAITPSLAQIPKVKSLALALDEVETIMCSAISDLFWRNNINPKSIDILITNSCVFCPTPSLSAMVVNKFKMRSNIMSFNLSGMGCSAGIISVSLAKDLLRVHRGSLALIVSSETLNLNWYTGKVHSMLLTNCLFRMGGAAILMSSKVNDKHKAKYELQHIVRTINAKDDQAHRCVYQDVDPENKEGIAISKDVVHVAGDTLKKNIASLGPLVLPLREQFLYVISIICCKVLYGRRSGIYTPNFNLAFEHFCIHSGGRSVINAIERSLRLRKQDVEASNMTLYRFGNTSSSSIWYELSYTEAKGRMKRGDRVWQIAIGSGFKCSSAVWKCLQDVTPDNGSAWRDTINMYPVQVTDMKIS, from the exons ATGCATGATTGTGTGAAAGTCAACGGAAACCAAGTTTATTGGCATATTGCAAATCATCCAGTACCTTTCTATGTGG GTCTAGCAATCCTCTACTTTGCATACAGAAGAAAAGCACCAATTTACTTGATAGACTTTACCTGCTACCGTCCACCTAGTTCTCATAGGCTACCTATTGCCATGTTTGAAGAGAATAGTGTTTTAGATGATTTAGATCCAGAGTCTGTTGCTTTCCAGTGCAAGATCATAGCGAAATCTGGATTCAGTGAGGAAACAGCCATTACTCCATCTTTAGCACAGATACCAAAAGTAAAATCTCTTGCCTTAGCCCTTGATGAGGTCGAAACCATAATGTGTTCAGCAATCTCAGACCTGTTTTGGAGAAACAACATCAACCCGAAATCCATCGACATACTAATCACCAACAGTTGTGTGTTCTGTCCTACACCATCTCTTAGTGCCATGGTGGTTAACAAGTTCAAGATGAGGAGCAACATCATGAGCTTCAACCTATCAGGTATGGGGTGTAGCGCCGGAATCATATCGGTCAGTCTGGCTAAGGACTTGTTGAGGGTTCATAGGGGCTCATTAGCTCTAATTGTGAGCTCAGAGACCCTTAATCTGAATTGGTACACAGGTAAAGTACACTCCATGTTGCTGACTAATTGTCTCTTCAGAATGGGTGGTGCTGCTATATTGATGTCTAGCAAGGTTAATGATAAACataaagcaaagtatgaactacaACATATTGTTAGAACGATCAATGCTAAAGATGATCAAGCTCATAGATGTGTCTACCAGGATGTGGATCCAGAAAACAAAGAAGGTATTGCGATATCAAAGGATGTTGTCCATGTGGCCGGAGATACATTGAAGAAGAACATAGCTTCACTAGGGCCATTAGTTTTGCCATTGAGAGAGCAATTCCTATATGTAATTTCTATTATATGCTGCAAGGTGTTGTATGGAAGAAGATCAGGCATCTATACTCCAAATTTCAATCTCGCCTTCGAGCATTTCTGCATACACTCCGGGGGAAGATCTGTCATAAATGCCATTGAGAGAAGCTTGAGGTTAAGGAAACAGGACGTGGAAGCATCCAACATGACCCTTTACAGGTTTGGAAACACGTCGTCTTCTTCGATTTGGTATGAGCTTAGCTACACAGAAGCGAAAGGGAGGATGAAACGTGGCGATAGGGTGTGGCAAATCGCCATTGGAAGCGGATTCAAGTGTAGCAGCGCGGTGTGGAAATGTTTACAGGACGTGACCCCGGACAATGGCAGTGCTTGGAGGGATACAATTAACATGTACCCTGTACAAGTAACTGATATGAAAATAAGCTGA